A genomic window from Triticum urartu cultivar G1812 chromosome 7, Tu2.1, whole genome shotgun sequence includes:
- the LOC125523530 gene encoding uncharacterized protein LOC125523530, translating to MDQAQALFFLQWIGAHRTQLTEFFDLYFGDAAVICSNIGRNYLKSAYRFVIDTFNRGYCWHGSFSVRNFLVAGELFMMGIPALHKTLGFHDLLIDLRALSNALLPYYCEGNQPGNVPALFTYHLHYITTNVPLGIGPSIVFQSRFIRLIYHHFSFSLPDHTYSLFSALATAKNHLGQDDVCAFNTLLRQAWNDLLIDQIAVVGQNWPDQAEQNPIFYEIMWWQSRQAGVPPRTGYTGTPESLYNFGRKNRVHAPEKTKGPRGAPLGEIQQVPPHGAGRWRWMIITPEGEWGWVWQPAQGQWFWPTVPGDTQWRMTKWPNAAPVLPLLPLSAQDQKMDNLENVGHMVGKEFGMFFAHATAFVLLFLQCGTPEYIDQPHQRYKEAMDS from the exons ATGGATCAAGCCCAAGCCTTGTTCTTCTTGCAATGGATCGGCGCCCACCGGACCCAATTGACTGAATTTTTTGATCTTTACTTTGGAGATGCTGCTGTCATATGCAGCAACATTGGTCGCAACTATCTGAAGAGTGCCTACCGGTTTGTCATTGATACATTCAATCGAGGGTATTGCTGGCATGGATCATTTTCTGTACGCAATTTCCTGGTCGCTGGTGAATTATTTATGATGGGCATACCTGCACTCCACAAGACTCTTGGTTTTCATGACCTCCTTATTGATCTTAGAGCCTTGAGCAATGCTTTGCTGCCATACTACTGTGAAGGAAACCAACCTGGAAACGTGCCTGCACTATTCACATACCATCTTCATTATATTACCACTAATGTCCCATTAGGAATTGGACCATCAATTGTGTTCCAATCTAGGTTCATTCGTCTGATATACCATCACTTCTCGTTCTCATTGCCGGATCATACGTATTCGCTGTTTTCAGCACTTGCAACAGCAAAAAATCATCTTGGGCAGGATGACGTATGCGCATTTAATACTCTCCTTCGACAAGCTTGGAATGATTTACTGATTGACCAGATTGCAGTAGTTGGTCAAAATTGGCCTGATCAAGCCGAACAAAATCCGATCTTTTATGAAATTATGTGGTGGCAGAGCAGGCAGGCAGGGGTACCTCCAAGGACAGGATATACAGGTACACCTGAGTCATTATACAATTTTGGAAGAAAAAACAGAGTTCATGCACCTGAAAAAACAAAG GGGCCAAGGGGAGCTCCGCTAGGGGAGATTCAGCAAGTGCCACCCCATGGTGCAGGGCGTTGGCGATGGATGATCATTACTCCTGAGGGGGAATGGGGCTGGGTGTGGCAGCCTGCTCAAGGGCAGTGGTTCTGGCCGACGGTTCCAGGTGATACCCAGTGGCGAATGACCAAGTGGCCAAATGCTGCACCAGTGCTGCCTCTACTACCATTATCTGCCCAG GACCAGAAAATGGATAATCTAGAGAATGTGGGCCATATGGTAGGGAAGGAGTTTGGGATGTTCTTTGCTCATGCCACGGCCTTTGTCCTCCTATTCTTACAGTGTGGAACTCCAGAGTA TATTGATCAGCCTCATCAGAGATACAAAGAGGCAATGGATAGTTAA